In one Micromonospora polyrhachis genomic region, the following are encoded:
- a CDS encoding DMT family transporter translates to MSRSSLGVLAAYVALSLTWGSSFFSIKIAVGGLSPQQLVLGRLLLGALTLNLILLVTRRRWPRDLTLIRHLAVVGFLLCVLPLLLFAWAAQHIPSGLSSIYNATTPLMTMAIGVAVLPAEKMGPLRSAGILVGALGILIVLAPWQLLQQLNELSGTGLAQLACLVGTASYGLAFTYLRRFVTGKYDCDAATVAAVQVTLSAAMMLVVSPFFITTPMRFDTGIVLSLLVLGILASGIAYIWNTHIVNRWGATPASTVTYVSPLVGVALGIVALDERLSWNQPVGAVIVIVGIMVSQGLIGGTTAKKTPAKNRPLDRSIR, encoded by the coding sequence GTGTCGCGCTCGAGTCTTGGTGTGCTCGCCGCCTACGTGGCGCTCTCCCTGACCTGGGGATCGAGCTTCTTTTCCATCAAGATCGCCGTCGGCGGCCTCTCCCCGCAGCAGCTGGTGCTCGGCCGGCTCCTCCTCGGTGCCCTCACCCTCAACCTCATCCTGCTGGTGACCCGCCGCCGCTGGCCCCGCGACCTCACCCTCATCCGGCACCTCGCCGTCGTGGGCTTTCTGCTCTGCGTACTGCCGCTGCTGCTCTTCGCCTGGGCGGCCCAGCACATACCCTCCGGCCTGTCCAGCATCTACAACGCGACCACCCCGCTGATGACGATGGCCATCGGGGTCGCGGTGCTGCCGGCCGAGAAGATGGGACCGCTGCGATCCGCCGGCATCCTCGTCGGTGCCCTCGGGATCCTGATCGTGCTGGCACCCTGGCAGTTGCTGCAGCAGCTGAACGAACTGTCCGGTACCGGCCTGGCCCAGTTGGCCTGCCTCGTCGGGACGGCCAGCTACGGACTCGCCTTCACCTACCTGCGCCGCTTCGTCACCGGCAAGTACGACTGCGACGCCGCGACCGTCGCCGCCGTCCAGGTGACGCTCTCAGCCGCGATGATGCTGGTCGTCTCCCCCTTCTTCATCACCACGCCGATGCGTTTCGACACCGGCATCGTGCTCAGCCTGTTGGTGCTGGGCATCCTCGCCAGCGGCATCGCCTACATCTGGAACACCCACATCGTGAACCGGTGGGGTGCCACCCCGGCCTCCACCGTCACCTACGTCTCACCCCTCGTCGGGGTCGCGCTGGGCATCGTCGCGCTCGACGAGCGCCTCTCGTGGAACCAGCCCGTCGGGGCGGTGATCGTCATCGTGGGAATCATGGTCAGCCAAGGGCTCATCGGGGGCACCACGGCGAAGAAGACCCCCGCGAAGAACCGCCCCCTCGACCGGTCCATTCGCTGA